Part of the Leptidea sinapis chromosome 11, ilLepSina1.1, whole genome shotgun sequence genome is shown below.
attaaaatttactacaaaaaaaaaactatatacatatatattggaAAGCATAAAAAGCTATATAATAGGTGCCTGAAttcttacttatattttattattatcatggaataggaggacaaacaagggtactcgtcacctggtgttaagtgatcaccgctgcccacattctcttgcaacaccagaggaatcacaagagtgttgccggcctttaaggaaggtgcacacactttttttgaaggtatccatgtcatatcgtcccggaaaaaccgcacaaggaagctcattccacagcttagtagtatgaggaagaaagcttccttgaaaaccacactgtggaggaggattataattatttcattaacatatactatatacatacattCTATGGACCATTTTATTTACAGCACCAAAAGCACCTCTGCCAATTTCGCCAAGATCTTGGAGGTCATCTGCAGTGAAATCATAAATTTCTGTGGCAGAGAGTTGAAGTTTTCCTGATGACTGCATAGAAGGGTAAATTCTACACTTATCCCTAAAAGattataaattgatataaatgGACATTGAAAAGTACATTCTAGGAAAAACTTAAGTGAAATATGCTCAGTATAAGTGTCAGTCAAgaaatcttaaatattaattagcaGAAAGAAGAAAATACTGTACTTAGTGCAATAGCAATTCAAATCAAACAACTAATACTGATATTATCGTTATTTTACACTTTAATGATATAAAATGAGAAAGATGCCAGCTAATTGTTATTACTTATGTAACTGGAATGACACTAAATATAGTATATTCACAAATAAACTACTTACTTTGCTGGTTCCTTTCTATGTAGTACTTCCTGTGGTTTTACTGGCCTGTAGAATACTTCAAatattagtaacaataaaaCTGACACCTTAATGTATTCACATTCAATACAAtgagaaaaaaatttattaaagctAAAGATTTCAATGTGTATGTACCTTGGGTTTTCTGGGTGGACATCTCTTGTTGCTCTAGGAGGTATTCTTGATCTTTGAGCAGTACTTGAAGGGAATGGTACGAATGCATTATCACTCGATGCGCCTTCCAGTtgtagatttaatatttttcgtttCTCCGTAGTAAATAAATTTAGGTCAGGTTTAGGCACTGAGGGTCGACTTGGACCTAAAAATTGACAAGCTCATATTTAATCTTGAAAAGTTTTGTGTAAAATAATTGATTTGTACGATATGTTTACAGTTTACCTTGACTCGACGGCACTTCGCCATTCTTcgacattttttaattaataatatcgcGGGTTTTACAGGTTGGTTGTAATATTCTCCTCACAAACCTCCATTTGATTgactttatattaatttttcataaaactcAATCTTCaaggataatattatttactctgAATTATCACAGCAGGTTCAAAATTCTTAAATCTTTCGATTTTCACCACAGAGTCATAATCAAAAATTAGTTACAGAATTTGTCTAAAAGCATAGAGtatattttttactgtttagACCATCAGCTCACACcaataacaacaataaaattgcgatatcttcatttaatataaagttattagaGTCTTTAAAAGCAAAGATTTTTCTAAGCACTACGTGCTCAGTCATGTGTGTATGCGGACGTAGTCgtgggtatcagctagtaataagtAAAGATATTGTGTATGGTACCTAATACATTTAATAGATCACTTGTAAAATCAAATTTTTGTCAACACTTCAGTTAGCAGAACTGGTGATAAGGCATAAGACAATAATAGgcttgttaaaaaattatcgacctTACTTTTATGaatgtacttatttattttatctatgaattttttctttcatttcttttttttttcgtaaatttaatgtgtatttcttatttaattattactgtATCCTGCTACTTCGAGGACTGgccttaaataaacaaaaataataaataagcttATTTTATCTTATATGTCGAAGAGCCTGTATTTAGAATGCCTGATGCCATAGATAATTCCTGTAGAATCCTGGAAAAACTGTCCCTGCACGCCCGTAAACAGGACATGTACTTCATGGTGGATATCTTGGCTGTCCCGCGTACTCTAGAGGCAAAGCTGTCTCATAGCAAACAAAATAAGAAGCTCAAGCCACCGTCTTCCGTGTTCGCTGTGGACTTCTGTAACCGCTGAGATCGTGATTCTTGACGAAAACAGCGTCCACCTCACCAAATgactaggctcacgtaccattTGCCCTGTGCTTTCCCCGGGgcgaaaaaagaatagggaagtcccaggcccatgggtgtcgtaagaggcgactaaaggctttttagaagtgggagagtcacgctgccgtcttatgacgtcagcacaatcgagccaaactctccaaaatcatggagagcataattaaccgccagctcgtGGTATGCTTAGAGGGTCACCAgtaccgacagtacggctttcgccatggtcgatcggcaggtgatcttctggtatacctaacacatagatgggtggcggctatcgaaagcaagggcctggcagttagcctggatatagcgaaggcctatGATCGGTTATGGCACAAGGTgcttctcgcaaaacttccatcatttgggcttcccgagagcttatgcaagtggacctccagcttcctcactgggcgcagcatacaggtcgttgtcgaccgATATTGCTCAAACCCGAAGTCCGTGAACGCTGAaatgccccaaggctgtgtgctatctcccacgctgtttcttctgcatatcaatgatatgttggacaccaacatacattgctatgcagagaacagcactggtgatgccgtatacacgggccatgcatgtctctctcgggaatacgtcgaccagtgccgggagaaacttgtgtcttctatcgagtcctctcttgagaaggtcgcggaatggggtcaATTAaaacttgtccaatttaacccccagaagactcaagtttgcgcgtttaacacaaaaaaaacccatttgtcatatcactgctcttcgacaacacttcccttacagcctcgcctagtatcggaattctgggtctcgatatctcaagcgattgccaattccgcggtcagaTGTCAGAGCAAAgcaaaattggcttcaaagaaactgggcatcATACATAaagcacgacaatacttcaagccggcccacattctagcgctgtacaaagcgtaggtccggccacacatggagtattgctgtcatctctggtctgacgcaccccagtatcagctcgatccatttgaccgcgtgcaacgcagagcagctcgaattgttagggacccagtgctctgtgaacggctgggtcacttggcgttgcgtagagacatcgcttcattgtgtgttctcTACCGCATTAAAAAGCAAACTCGATAAAATCACACTGCGCCCGTCACCAAGTCTACACAATACTAGACGAGTGGTATAAAAATAAGCCATATATAGCAATATGAAGGCAATTTATGAGTAGAtcaggtttttttattttcgatttgtttatatgtaggtaggtactgttaaaataatttagctaaaatatttaaccGTAACAGTTAACACGCGTAGAAAAATATAAGGCAGCAATTAGAGtacttatgaaataaaaatacagtcGCGAGCAAAAGTTTAGAATCACTTACTTGAATTTGGTTCCGCGCGATCTCGcttactaaataaatttttaattatcataaaaaatcacaCCATTTTAAAGGTTCAACTcttaactttaaactgataacGAATTCATTAAAATCAAGCCAGTATTTAAGAAGCTATCCCGGATTAAGTGAATAACGAAAAAGACAAAGTTTCAATTGTTTGATACGTCGCGAGTTGCGACCTATTGACTCCCTATAAAAGCATCTGTTATCGGAATTCGGATTTTCTTTATCAGTCAAATTTCACACGTTGACCCGTACACAAATGTGTACGGGGGATTCGCTACTTTTGATCCTTTACTTTGTATGACAATGACCTACAGAAGGAGCACAAATCGTAGCCCTATTGCAAGAAGGGCTCAGCCAGCGGGTTGTCGCTCGTAGGCTCCACATAAGCCAGTTCTGTGTTTCGAAAGTTTACAAGCGCTTTCAGGAGACTGATGGCTTTATCCCAAGACAAGATCTGGGCCGCGCCGATGCATATCGGAGAGGGATGACCGTTTTATCGTGTGAACCTCTCTCCGAAATCGGCATTTGACTGGTGTCGACGTCCAACAGGATCTCCGAGATGTTCGTGGAGTAGCAGCCAGCGAGCTGTGGACAGTTCGTCGACTACTCAAGCAAGCGAATGACTCCAAAAAGGCCTTCCACAAGCCTGAAACTCACAGCAGCTCAACGACAAGCACGCCTTCAATTTGCTCGCACCCATCATGATTGAGAGGTTGAGCAATGGCGGCAAGTCCGGTTCTCCGACAAGAGCAGGATGTGTTTGCATTGTAGCGACCGAAGAGGTTGGGGTTTACATGCGGCCTGGGGAGTGATTTGCGCAGCGCTGTTTCGCTGAAACAGTGGCTTATGGGGACGGGTCTTGTATGATGTGGGCCAGCATTTCCTTCGACGGTAAAACCGAGCTTGTTTTCGTGCCTGGCGGGGGACGAGGAGTCTTCGAGCAGTTATTAAGGCGGGGGGAGGGAACACAAAGTACTGACACTTTATTTTAAGgctaaataaaaactttatttattaatttttgttgttttattcatCCATAATTTTCCCATATTTCCTTGTTTTCCTACCTCCTTCACTTAATCAAGGATAGCTCCTTAACTACTGGCTCGAATTGAATGAATTTGATATCAATTTAAAGTTGACAGTAGAACCTTTAAAATGATGTAATTTTTGTGatagttaaaaaattatttagtaaGATAGATCGCGCGGAACCAATTTCAAGTAAGTGATTCCAAACTTTTGCTCGCGACTGTAGTTCCTttgtaaaattaacaatttaaatatgatattaagGATATAACCTGCTGTTCCAATCCctgctaatataataaatgtgaatattagtttgttttttacgcTTCTACGCCGGAGCCGTTTTATCGGTTcagtaaccgattttgatgaaatttggtacagagaTACACTAGAGCTTAGACAAGGacataggatactttttatccGGGAAAACTATGGTTtacgcgggatttgtgaaaaactgaaattcacgtcgatgaccTACAAGTATACATAGTAGGtgtagtttgccatagcaatcttcctcgaaataagattcatataatatgttggggaCGGGagtgaaaacgggaaccggacctggaataggacatgagataattttcaattccaaacttgcttattatttttaaaaaaacctttatctacgcggaagaagtcgcgggcatcagctagtaactatacttagtctggccataaatattgttacaattaaaaataaacaaaatattacctttgaatttggaatctgtcttgagttttctcattttggcgccaatacattgtacaatattttgcgatatttaaatggagtggggtgataaagagaaccgaatcgctgtgattgtattacacaaagtaggtatggagccaaacgCAATTTTGAAAACTCTCCATacacttggtattagtaaaatgtttgtataccAGGCTACTAATAGGTACAATAAaccctcctctgtttgtgacagaagaAGATCTGGCCAAACTGAATGCCATGATAATTTGCTTTTATTGATTACTGGCAACAacatttaaaggactgtattgcagccaatggagaccacttcgaataagctttttatattttaaattgttttatatgtatgtatttaactTACActctgtaaaagtaataaatttgtttgcaatagaaaattttttcagtatttatggcaagactaggtacatgacattcatataaaacatttatcagtaatataatgataaattaaaaagacaaatactgtaaacatatacaaatttaataattaattatttttacccTAAAATTTTGTTGCTGTCTTCATACAACAATATTCAAGGCtttattttcaaatactttACACAACATCCaactttttgtgttttttaggTAGCCTTGAAATTGTTTCTGAATGTCTTAATTCTGTATCTACAAGTGCATTTGGTTTTTTTGCTTTACTTTTTATTGGTGTAGCACTGTTAATGCCATTCGTGGTAGAATTAACACCTTTAATagaactatttaattttttatttgacgaGCCTGGTAGCCCATCACCCATTTGTCGTTGGACTGGCTTTGTTTTATCGAAATCTACATATGAGACATCTAGCAGTTTCAAAGGTTTCATCGAATCACCAGGATCTTCGTCATCTTCAACTAGCTCTGACCACCTAAAAAAGATTAATATACGACATTTATATCAAGACCAAGAATATGATGCTGCTGCCTTAAATTTATGATTAGCcattgattcaaattcaaatatttttattcaaaatagtgtttttaatcaataataattattgaaagtctaaaaactaccacccatttaaaatAGAATTCGAAGCAGATTCAAATAGCGAATAAGCTCACATAATAGAAGGCAATATCCATTAACCAaactctcttgaaacaccagagatATAACAGGAGTGTAGGGGCCTTCAAGTTCAATGaaacaattttcaaaataaaagttattctttatgtatatccaaaaaaaatatatttatgaatgtcaaccCTTACCACCACTTTGAAGAAGTTGAGTTTAAATCAGAAGTGGTGACAGGAAACCCATTTCCACTCTTTTAAATGAATGTTTACAGGTACACTatacaaagtgatgcaacaaaatactcaaatattTCTACTAACATAGGTAAGTGAAAAAATGAAactaaatatcataaaaaaaaaatctaaagagttattgagtaagCTGAATGCATCTATTCACACACTGTGATTAAATGAAGGTTATGCAAACTTTTTAGGCATATTTTCTAGTATTTTAATATAGGTTTAGAATTAAAAACAACAACAGGATTTGAGATGACGGAATCACCCAGCCACGGCTAGTAGCACCTGTTCATTAATACTATTTTTGGGTAGAAACAACCCTGGCTATAACACCGCCACAAGCAATGAATTTTAAACAAGCATTATCAAGTGTGCTAgaagaataaaacaaaatatgcaaTAAGAAAAAGCACATAAAGTTCTTTTGGATTTGGAGGCATGGATATAAATCAGGGAAATAAAATCTGTACACACTTAATAACTACATCATAAGAAGAAAGAACATAAGGTGGTGTTAAGTCCATAGTCTAAAACAATATCCTTGGTTTGCTATTATTTATCACAAATTTAGCAATAATAAGATactaaataattactatataacttgtttttttggtatattaaaatattcaattttaaacaCAGCACTTCTGATTATAGTGTCACTTACATAATTAACACAATATTCATAGCTTCATATCAATTTTGGTACATCAAAGCCTAACACATAAATATCTCACATCAAACAATGATCTGGGAATAGCTGATGCATAAATTCAGATTGATTGAATATTTATACCTTTTTTCTAGACTTCCTCTAATGTATGGTAAGGCACCATAGAGATCTAAAGCTGCTATTTCAAAAAGAACTGTCTGTCCTTCTTCAATGTTGGTACCTTCCCACTCAGTATCTGACTCTTCCGTTGGCCTTGGTATAACAACATTAAACACCCTGTAAGAATTTAGTAACATGGAACAAGCATTTCAAGGACATCAAGTAATATTAGTAGATAGATTAGTTGAATAATTGCAGTAATCTTAAGTATGCATaaagataatgataataatataacagactttaatattttgttttttcatatAAGAGCACATAATGTGAAGTGGTGAGGCAGAACCTCCCATGGACATAATTAACATTCCATGGAGATTAACATTACTATCTTCAAATTTAACTGAACTTGTGATTATATTACCTGTGCACTAATACTCCCAAATGTGTTAGATATTTCTTGTTAACAACGCCTTTCAATGTAGCCCCTACATATGgccgaaaaataaaataatctgctTGTACTTGAAAGTGTATATCTGAGCTATCGTTTCTTATAGATCCTACGTTTTGTAAAATGCGAAGGTTTTTGTAGCTCAATAAAATTCCATTGAACCTGAAAGCCAATAAGGCTGTCATTATTGTCTTGAATACCTTTTTTGTACTATacttatttctaataaaatgTGACAATACATgagatgtttttaatttaatatttcagaCTTACTCCTTGTCAAACTTTCCTATTTTATAATCTAACAAATTCTTAACTGATTCTTTCAGATTTCCAAGACACCATGGCTGTAATGCGATATTTtgatttactcttttttcaataacACACGAGTCTTTATCATTCGCTAATGCTTTCAGTTCTTTCAAGTCAAATTTAATAATCGTTGACATGTTATCTACAATTActgtaaaaattttacatactaagtaaaaaataaaatgtataaaaacattttagattattttgaaaatcaaaaatcaaaatgagGCCTGGCAGAAATTTCGACTTCGTATTTTGACATTTAATTGACATacactttgtttgtttttatttaaactttcagattatattattatatctaggTAGGTACCATATATCTTACAGATTGTCTGTGGTAGGAACTTCATATTGCGAGCTAAATTCTAATCGTGTTCAAATCTCTTCACTATTCACGAAGTTGATCACAGACCCAAATTCTAAGAACCTTGGTTAGTGAGGCGAAATTCAATCGCGCCATGAGAAGTAAGAAGGGATATTAGCGTCACAGTACCAGTAGCTCCTTGTATAGGTAATAGAAAGTGGAAGCTACAACAATACTCAAGacatattttttcaaagttcattcgcttttttacaaagtttatttaattacacTATGTATGTCATTTTCacctattctattcttcctactgtggcttctgtggaagatataccacagatttgccagaatcaCGTTATATTAGACTAATTAATAGTTAGATTAGATTAATAATCAATGTATATACGTactgaatatttaaaaactataaCAGTTACAGACGATGCCTTTTCGTTGGAGTAAAATCCACTTGGCCACAGACAATTCTAATTGTGTGTGTTCTGTGATAAATATTTCTTTCGGTCTTCGTTACTAGTCCGTGGGTATTCTATCATCCATGATGTAATTTTTGACATAATTCTAAGTTTTaacctataaaaatatttgtttttctaaaatcatcaaatcaaaacaaacctacgaatttaaatactaatttcgattattgcaaagtttcatttgTAAAACATGAGAAATAGCTTATACTTTTTCCACAAATTATGTGTAAATATCACCCCAGGAAGGTTAgtgttgttatatattttttgttctgATTACTGTAGATGTAGAATTTCTTCCTATGATAATTACTGCAAGATGCAATATGAATTACATATGTTTTTACATAGCTACATACGTAATGTTTTTTGAGGACTAGAAATTCTTTTCTATCTAGGCCATTCGtgttgcataaaatattcagaatttttgagtacCAAACCTTTTTTTGTTGTTGCTGAAATGGCCCAAAAAGCAACAAAAAATAAGTTATCTTAAGTATAAACTTAAGCTTTAACTTCTTCATTTTTCAGATGGCCATCattactattacaaaacagACTCTATGCAAAGTATTTTCCAGATTTTTTTCAAAACCCAATATTTAGGAAAGAAGATCAAGCCAAgcttattgaaaataatgaatTGAGTAAATATACAACTGTACCAGTCTTACCTCCCTCTGCATCAGAAACTTCTATGCATTTTGATCCTCTTGTCAagtaagttattatttatacaatctataaatacagttttttttaattgaaagagATTGTATTCATATAAAGTGTAAGGaagaaattcaaaattaattttaaagtaaaataatggCAAGTATAGGTAATCACAATTTATTCGCAGCAACTCAGTATGTGTTGGGTGGTCGGGTAATATTGCCATCCTAGGTCATTAAGGTCATGTCACTTTTAACCTTGGGGAGAATTCTGGGAGATACCAAGTTTCTCTGACTGTGTGTCATGAGACATTCTTGAATGCATGAGTGTGGCCATGTACTACCTACAGAATATGTAACATGGCTATCTCTCCTGCCTCCAATCAAGGCCTACTCAGTTGTCTGTTGGTTACAATAATCTtaaacagatgtttgttaaGGACTATTATTACACGAGTTATTTTATGTAATCTTGGGTGTGTCAATCTAACTAGTTTGCAAGAAAGTCTCTGCTGTATGCATCAATTCACCTACatccaatatttataatttagttccctggtgttattacaaaaaataatttaaacatggcttagacacgtttTATTTAACAGTGCCTAAATTATTGatgctaaacaacagaaagacatggatttgtaatagaacttttttaaaacaagtgtttaaCTTTGTTGTAATAACACAGTCAGTGTCTTGCAGGATAACTGATGTAGGCCATCCAGAGTGGAGGGGCACTATTGATTCCGATCCAATTGATATAGTCTCAGGGCTTCTCCTGGCTAGTTTAGTTTGTTAGTTATGTGGTTTTTGTTATCACATACATCCATCAGAGAACAGTGAcacttgtatataatatagtgtGGAAGTGTTAGTTTGTAGAGCTTGTACTATTCATTTGGTACTAGTGTCAAAGACAGACAGTAGTACAGTAGCCATTTTAATGATGACTATCTATTCCTATTTGAAGACAATATTATGAGGACCTAGAGGTGCAGCTATATTTATGTTTAGGTCCACCAACAACAGTTTGTATTTTGTGCCAGGCACTCGTTTTTGAGCCATTGAAAATCCTAAGTAGTGTTACTATAATTTTGTCTATATAAATTTGATCTTGACTCAACACTTTCACCCAaagtttaattaattgattttatattatataggaaaTACTGTTACCCAATTAAGTAAACtctgcattttttttaacagcAAGGTAATCAATCATATTATGAAAGATGGAAACAAAAAATTAGCTCGAAGTCTATTGGAAAAAGcttttgaaaatgtaaaaagaaaacaaattgaACGTTACCATTTGGCGAAGACACCAGAGCAAAAAGCTAAAATAGAACTGGACCCAAAGAATATTTTACATAAGGCTGTTGAAAATTCAAAACCAATGCTTCAGCTTTTGCCAATCAAAAGAGGTGGCATTACATATCAGGTATGCCAAGTAAACATTAACCCGGATATTACGGTAGATGAAAAATGTGTGTGATCTTTTTCATTTTCTCTAAagtgtataattattaattatggtCTAAAAAccctataaaaatattgaaaacaatacTACTCTCCCTGGAAAAGGGGGGTGTGGTGTTCTTCTAAAGGAACAGTAGTAAAATGAGTTACTGTTGTTACTATATGACTATTGTTATGGATGATTCATCAAAATAATAAGAACATTTATTAAGTACTTGTATAATACaagctatttttaaaaacaaaatcacattaaatttcttaaatatagGTTTAGTCCACTAAATCATAGGACAAAAAACAATCATTAGCATGCAATGTGACCTTACAC
Proteins encoded:
- the LOC126966944 gene encoding DNA-directed RNA polymerase I subunit RPA43, which produces MSTIIKFDLKELKALANDKDSCVIEKRVNQNIALQPWCLGNLKESVKNLLDYKIGKFDKEFNGILLSYKNLRILQNVGSIRNDSSDIHFQVQADYFIFRPYVGATLKGVVNKKYLTHLGVLVHRVFNVVIPRPTEESDTEWEGTNIEEGQTVLFEIAALDLYGALPYIRGSLEKRWSELVEDDEDPGDSMKPLKLLDVSYVDFDKTKPVQRQMGDGLPGSSNKKLNSSIKGVNSTTNGINSATPIKSKAKKPNALVDTELRHSETISRLPKKHKKLDVV
- the LOC126966947 gene encoding 28S ribosomal protein S7, mitochondrial produces the protein MRNSLYFFHKLCVNITPGRWPSLLLQNRLYAKYFPDFFQNPIFRKEDQAKLIENNELSKYTTVPVLPPSASETSMHFDPLVNKVINHIMKDGNKKLARSLLEKAFENVKRKQIERYHLAKTPEQKAKIELDPKNILHKAVENSKPMLQLLPIKRGGITYQVPGPITEHRSLFLAIKWLLEATTEKERTVHFPEQFAWEIMDAANNTGKVVKRKQDLHRLCEANRAYAHYRWQ